A window from Primulina eburnea isolate SZY01 chromosome 2, ASM2296580v1, whole genome shotgun sequence encodes these proteins:
- the LOC140822981 gene encoding uncharacterized protein encodes MKNGCSIMTDAWTDRKRRSIMNICVNCKIGTSFLGPIEESMEAHTGVYIFEFVEKYIIEIGPQHVVQVVTDNAANNMAAADLLKVTQPQIFWTSCATHTINLMLAAIGRLLKFSGILEKAKALTIFIYAHHRTLAIMRKYSKKSDIVRPGVTRFATSFLTLESFKDKKDQLRLMFTSDEWSKTKLRSSVKGKAAEATVTSISFWNGVSLTLNVFTPLVKVLRLVDGDKKPSMAFLLGALKQAKEDMKKSFKKEENVIPILKIIDEKSKGRLDSPLHYAVYLLNPFFYFKDSSISNDTNVMNEFLNCVEIIFATDEDMQSTIANDELLKYKSKSGNFGRKMAVAAYEKVDVYHDFDPVGWWSNYGGDTPNLQKMAMRFLH; translated from the exons ATGAAAAATGGATGTTCCATAATGACCGACGCATGGACCGATCGCAAGAGGAGAAGCATTATGAATATATGTGTTAATTGCAAGATAGGCACTTCATTCCTTGGTCCTATTGAAGAATCCATGGAGGCACACACCGGGGTTTATATATTTGAGtttgttgaaaaatatatcattGAGATTGGCCCGCAACATGTTGTTCAAGTAGTGACGGACAACGCCGCAAACAATATGGCGGCGGCGGATTTATTGAAGGTTACACAACCTCAAATTTTTTGGACCTCTTGTGCGACTCATACAATCAACCTCATGCTTGCAGCAATTGGAAGACTGCTCAAGTTTAGCGGAATACTTGAGAAAGCAAAGGCCTTGACTATATTCATCTATGCACATCATAGAACTTTGGCTATTATGAGGAAATATTCCAAGAAGAGTGATATTGTGAGGCCCGGAGTGACTAGATTTGCTACTTCATTTTTGACTTTGGAAAGTTTCAAAGACAAGAAAGATCAATTGAGACTCATGTTTACATCCGATGAATGGAGCAAAACAAAGTTAAGGAGCAGTGTGAAGGGGAAAGCGGCGGAAGCCACGGTAACAAGTATATCTTTTTGGAATGGTGTTTCTTTAACTTTGAATGTTTTCACCCCTTTAGTGAAAGTTTTACGTCTTGTTGACGGTGATAAGAAACCTTCCATGGCATTCTTATTGGGTGCTCTTAAACAAGCCAAAGAAGACATGAAAAAGTCTTTCAAAAAAGAGGAAAATGTAATCCCTATTTTGAAGATTATTGATGAGAAGTCTAAGGGTAGACTTGATAGTCCTTTGCATTATGCCGTTTATTTATTGAATCCGTTTTTTTACTTCAAAGATTCAAGCATATCAAATGACACCAATGTCATGAATGAGTTTTTGAATTGTGTTGAGATAATTTTTGCCACTGACGAGGACATGCAATCTACCATTGCTAATGATGAATTGCTGAAATATAAGAGTAAATCTGGAAACTTTGGAAGAAAAATGGCGGTCGCGGCATATGAGAAGGTGGATGTGTACCATGACTTTGACCCGG TTGGATGGTGGTCCAATTACGGTGGTGACACTCCAAACTTACAAAAAATGGCAATGAGATTTCTCCATTGA